A window of Deltaproteobacteria bacterium genomic DNA:
CATCGCCGCTGCTCTTCAAAACATAGTCCCCGTAAAACGTGGAACTGGAAATGGCGAGCTCCGCGTTGGATACGCCCACTGTTCCGTGAGTCCATACGTTGCTGTTCTCGTAAAACGTAGAGTTTATAACTACGACTTGTGGTTTAATGCCTGTATGATCATTAACCTGAACCGCAGAGGCGTGTGTCTCTGAATACTTCCGGGAAATGATGACGCGATCGATCAATCCTGGATGATTCTCGATAAGGATTCCGCCGCCTGTGCCGCATGCATAAAAGGCCCACGGCACCGGACAATCGTATCCGCCCTCGCCATCATCAGTGCTGGGATTCAACAGGGCAGAATCCGTGATCTCGAAGTAGGCGGGGTAGTTCTCGTCCCCACTGGACCACAGATAAACTTCCGGGCCATCGTCCATTGAGTAGTTCCCGATAACCGTTCTCCGGATCTGAACCACCGAATCCGACCCGATGACTCCGTTGATATCGAATAGGGTTATGTTCTCCCACAGCAGGGAATCTGAAAGCTCCATCTCGGACCTGTCGACGGAAATCGCCCCACCGACATAGGCATAATTGCGGGATATCGTGAGCTGGTCCATGCGGACTAGGCTCTCCACAAAACCTACCGCTCCGCCTATTCCATTATGCAGGTTATTGAGAATACGGGTGTGCTCGATGCTGACGTCGGAATGTTCCGCGTATATCCCGGAGCCCAACCCCCCGGATGTAATAAAATTCGGTATGCAGTTCCAGAGAACCTGGCTGTTGCGAATCGCCAGATTCGCTTGACCGGAAATGAAAATGCCGCCACCCCCATAGTTGTAAGGATTCCACGGAATGATATCCCACGATATTGTATTTCCTCCGGTAACAACCAAACCGTCCAGTGTGGCATCCGATGCGGCCACCACCACATGCAGGCTGTTGTCGGGCTGCTGGCACTGTCCCAGCAAGAATTCAAAGAAATCCGCAGGCTCCGGGCCGTCATCCCCATTGAAATCCCCGCTGAGCACGGTGGCCAGCACCGGGTCGGGCCGTTCGGACAGGTCGCCCTCCGTTCCCGCGAACCCGCCATACACGCTCACCCCGTCCTTCATCACCAGAACCGGCTCACGGGCCGCCGGGCCCGTGTACCGCCCCTCGGCCACCCACACCTGCTGGCCCGCGATGGCCGCGTCCATGCCCTGCTGCACGGTCCGGAACGCCGTCTCCCAGCTTGCGCCGTCTCCGCCCGGCGGGGCGTCGGCGCTCACATGCACCACATCGCCCGGCACCCCGTTCACCGTGACCGTGAGCGGGGCCTCGTCCCAGGCCCCCTCCGGGT
This region includes:
- a CDS encoding right-handed parallel beta-helix repeat-containing protein — protein: MAGIVQPGTDVTIAAGHAVEFAGDCTDPDGDSPLTHLWAYGGGAPDDFVQNPGAVTFGTPGTYGVTYRCTDPEGAWDEAPLTVTVNGVPGDVVHVSADAPPGGDGASWETAFRTVQQGMDAAIAGQQVWVAEGRYTGPAAREPVLVMKDGVSVYGGFAGTEGDLSERPDPVLATVLSGDFNGDDGPEPADFFEFLLGQCQQPDNSLHVVVAASDATLDGLVVTGGNTISWDIIPWNPYNYGGGGIFISGQANLAIRNSQVLWNCIPNFITSGGLGSGIYAEHSDVSIEHTRILNNLHNGIGGAVGFVESLVRMDQLTISRNYAYVGGAISVDRSEMELSDSLLWENITLFDINGVIGSDSVVQIRRTVIGNYSMDDGPEVYLWSSGDENYPAYFEITDSALLNPSTDDGEGGYDCPVPWAFYACGTGGGILIENHPGLIDRVIISRKYSETHASAVQVNDHTGIKPQVVVINSTFYENSNVWTHGTVGVSNAELAISSSTFYGDYVLKSSGDGTLTVSNSAFWHGGGVGTLESYGSSILAASYNCAGEPIPGTGNILLSADPFIRAASGELYLDPASPCVDAGSDGLADDPDSGFPAAGLDWRNLTTRMDGSPDTGTVDMGRHHDPAAVVVLTFGAGETELAWTTRNADGCRIESRDDSFLYDVPPGDLDAGSTSHGQPPGTAFTIRCTGLPYPAVARATAP